In Babylonia areolata isolate BAREFJ2019XMU chromosome 19, ASM4173473v1, whole genome shotgun sequence, a single window of DNA contains:
- the LOC143293973 gene encoding acetylcholine receptor subunit alpha-1-A-like — protein MKSSLTVFLLALITDMCLSQSALNVSKLHDDLLTLSPHVRPEKDLTRPTVVNVSFHLMSIVSLDIVGQKLVSNGWMRVTWQNDYLTWNPTDYGGIKTIIPPGDRLWRPQLTVENTLKERKPVGEQYVIMDVYNSGLVAWYPAERFETICNVSVTFFPFDIQRCTWQLFSWGDNVETVILQAVNHYIDLELYQENGQWNLIASNVWMERKGLYPVPFSSLTYEATLRRRPTLLVLTVLLPMTMLSVVNVYVFTVPSESGERLAYAMTSFMSFGVYMSYIVHLVPSSPHTVSILAIILACQLIGSGLYVLLCILSLQLFHRDPHNHPVPPSLQTLTIGLELLLCLDPPPQPRHVVHTEVEEVSSDSPGDHQGTEVKGSRLQGLLTRCARKRKVRGEEYTQDMTWQRVSRSLDKLLFRFFFSVLLITGLSVISVMACYYYGSRQVGRQRARPASHVWSNSIILEIEVVYNARRVHVVAVLEGVWPNAA, from the exons atgaaatcatcACTGACGGTCTTTCTCTTGGCGCTGATCACGGACATGTGCCTGAGTCAGTCAGCCCTGAACGTCAGCAAGCTCCATGATGATCTGCTGACCCTGAGCCCCCATGTCCGTCCTGAGAAAGACCTCACACGGCCCACTGTGGTCAACGTCTCCTTCCACCTCATGTCCATCGTCAGTCTGGACATTGTCGGCCAGAAACTGGTCAGCAACGGCTGGATGAGGGTGACTTGGCAGAACGACTACCTGACGTGGAACCCGACAGACTATGGGGGAATCAAAACCATCATTCCTCCAGGTGATCGACTGTGGAGACCTCAACTGACAGTGGAGAACACATTGAAAGAACGCAAACCTGTCGGTGAACAGTATGTTATCATGGATGTTTACAATAGTGGCTTGGTTGCATGGTATCCCGCAGAACGTTTTGAAACCATATGTAACGTAAGCGTCACCTTTTTCCCTTTCGACATCCAGCGATGCACGTGGCAGCTGTTCAGCTGGGGGGACAATGTGGAGACAGTGATTCTGCAGGCTGTCAACCACTACATTGACCTGGAGTTGTACCAGGAAAACGGACAGTGGAACCTGATAGCTTCCAATGTTTGGATGGAGAGGAAAGGACTGTATCCAGTTCCGTTCTCATCCCTGACCTATGAAGCTACACTTCGCAGAAGACCTACACTATTGGTTCTGACAGTACTGCTGCCAATGACCATGCTGTCTGTTGTCAACGTGTATGTGTTCACAGTTCCTTCTGAATCAG GGGAACGGTTGGCGTATGCCATGACGTCCTTCATGTCCTTTGGGGTGTACATGAGCTACATCGTGCATCTtgttccctcctccccacacaccgtGTCTATCCTGGCCATCATTCTGGCCTGTCAGCTGATTGGTTCTGGTCTCTACGTCTTGCTCTGCATCCTGTCCCTGCAACTCTTCCACCGagacccccacaaccaccccgtccctccctccctccagacccTGACCATTGGCCTGGAGTTACTGCTCTGCCTGGACCCACCACCCCAGCCCCGCCACGTCGTCCACACGGAGGTGGAAGAGGTCTCCTCAGACAGCCCAGGTGATCACCAGGGAACAGAGGTGAAAGGCAGCCGACTTCAAGGGCTGCTGACCAGGTGTGCCaggaagaggaaggtgagagGGGAAGAGTACACCCAGGACATGACCTGGCAGAGAGTCAGCCGGTCTCTGGACAAACTgctcttccgcttcttcttcagtgtgttACTGATCACTGGTCTGAGTGTCATCTCCGTCATGGCCTGTTACTACTACG GAAGCCGCCAGGTAGGCAGGCAACGCGCTCGGCCCGCCTCCCACGTGTGGAGCAACTCCATCA
- the LOC143293974 gene encoding neuronal acetylcholine receptor subunit non-alpha-2-like, producing MCLSQSALNVSKLHDDLLTLSPHVRPEKDLTRPTVVNVSFHLMSIVSLDIVGQKLVSNGWMGVTWQNDYLTWNPTDYGGVKSIIPPGDRLWRPQLTVENTVKECKPVGEEYVVMHVYNSGLVAWFPAERFETMCKVSVTFFPFDIQRCTWQLFVWGDNAETVVLQAVNRHIDLELYQENGEWNLIASNAWMERKGPDAFQFLYLTYEATLRRRPTLLFLTVLLPICTLSFVNVFVLTIPSESGERLAYAMTSFMSFGVNMSYMVDLIPFSPHTVSILAIILACQLIGSGLYVLLCILSLQLFHRDPHNHPIPPTLQTLTIGLELLLCLDPPPQPRHVVHTEVEEVSSDSPGDPQGTEVKGSRLQGLLTRCARKRKVRGEEYTQDMTWQRVSRSLDKLLFRFFFSVSLIAGLSFITVMACYYYGSRQVGRQRVRPASHVWSNSIKVPQG from the exons ATGTGCCTGAGTCAGTCAGCCCTGAACGTCAGCAAGCTCCATGATGATCTGCTGACCCTGAGTCCCCACGTCCGTCCTGAGAAAGACCTCACACGGCCCACTGTGGTCAACGTCTCTTTCCACCTCATGTCCATCGTCAGTCTGGACATTGTCGGCCAGAAACTGGTCAGCAACGGCTGGATGGGCGTGACTTGGCAGAACGACTACCTGACGTGGAACCCCACAGACTATGGGGGAGTCAAAAGCATCATTCCTCCAGGTGATCGTTTGTGGAGACCTCAACTGACAGTGGAGAACACTGTGAAAGAGTGCAAACCTGTTGGTGAAGAGTATGTTGTTATGCATGTTTACAATAGTGGCTTGGTGGCATGGTTTCCAGCAGAACGTTTTGAAACCATGTGTAAGGTAAGCGTCACCTTTTTCCCTTTTGACATCCAGCGATGCACGTGGCAGCTGTTCGTCTGGGGGGACAATGCTGAGACGGTGGTTCTGCAGGCTGTCAACCGCCACATTGACCTGGagttataccaggaaaacggagAGTGGAACCTGATAGCTTCAAATGCTTGGATGGAGAGGAAAGGACCGGATGCATTTCAGTTCTTATACCTGACCTATGAAGCTACACTTCGCAGAAGACCCACGCTATTGTTTCTGACAGTACTGCTGCCAATATGCACACTGTCTTTTGTCAACGTGTTTGTGTTAACGATTCCTTCTGAATCAG GAGAACGGTTGGCGTACGCCATGACGTCCTTCATGTCCTTTGGGGTGAACATGAGCTACATGGTGGATCTCATTCCCTTCTCCCCACACACCGTGTCTATCCTGGCCATCATTCTGGCCTGTCAGCTGATTGGTTCTGGTCTCTACGTCTTGCTCTGCATCCTGTCCCTGCAACTCTTCCACCGagacccccacaaccaccccatccctcccaccctccagacCCTGACCATCGGCCTGGAGTTACTGCTCTGCCTGGACCCACCACCCCAGCCCCGCCACGTCGTCCACACGGAGGTGGAAGAGGTCTCCTCAGACAGTCCAGGTGATCCCCAGGGAACAGAGGTGAAAGGCAGCCGACTTCAAGGGCTGCTGACCAGGTGTGCCaggaagaggaaggtgagagGGGAAGAGTACACCCAGGACATGACCTGGCAGAGAGTCAGCCGGTCTCTGGACAAACTgctcttccgcttcttcttcagCGTGTCACTGATCGCTGGTCTGAGTTTCATCACCGTCATGGCCTGTTACTACTACG GAAGCCGCCAGGTAGGCAGGCAACGCGTTCGGCCCGCCTCCCACGTGTGGAGCAACTCCATCA AAGTCCCTCAGGGCTGA
- the LOC143294029 gene encoding kunitz-like toxin PcKuz1 gives MKTILLLVGLSLIVSSAWCTPGCEEPQEAGMCRGYFPRFWFNAAKRQCEQFVYGGCGANANNYETEEKCKAACIAPEL, from the exons ATGAAGACCATCCTGCTCCTCGTCGGCCTGTCTCTGATCGTCTCCTCTGCTTGGTGCACGCCAG gctgtgaGGAGCCCCAGGAAGCCGGCATGTGCCGTGGTTACTTCCCCCGGTTCTGGTTTAACGCCGCCAAGCGGCAATGCGAGCAGTTCGTTTACGGGGGTTGTGGGGCCAACGCCAACAACTACGAGACAGAGGAAAAATGTAAGGCGGCCTGCATCGCTCCCGAACTCTGA
- the LOC143294056 gene encoding PI-actitoxin-Afv2b-like, translating into MNVKKMLIILVCLFGLCFSAHADDRCTLPPEVGPCDAVFLRWFHDAASGQCRHFQWGGCGGNANNFLSHLQCQQACLTP; encoded by the exons atgaacgTGAAAAAAATGCTGATCATactcgtgtgtttgtttgggctCTGCTTCTCTGCTCAcgcag ATGACAGATGCACGCTGCCCCCCGAGGTGGGCCCGTGTGATGCCGTCTTCCTCCGCTGGTTCCATGATGCGGCCAGCGGTCAGTGCCGACACTTCCagtggggtgggtgcgggggcaACGCCAACAACTTCCTCTCTCACCTCCAGTGTCAGCAGGCCTGCCTCACTCCatga